The following are encoded together in the Pleurocapsa sp. FMAR1 genome:
- a CDS encoding FkbM family methyltransferase, whose amino-acid sequence MQSIKRRYQSFKKKYELVRRKSYEAFGSSKYSRASLNDIDRKLEKYLDYRNGFFIEVGGNDGFNQSNTYYLEKFRDWQGILVEGIPDLYNKCVRERKNSKVFNYALVSADFKESHITMSYAYLMSFVKGALKSNDAETNYLKEWIIGEKKCNKRDVVSYEIKVPTKTLTAILDECNVEEIDFFSLDVEGYELNVLKGLDFKRYKPKYMLIEARFKEEIDEYISDLYVQVDQLSYHDFLYKCKTK is encoded by the coding sequence ATGCAAAGTATCAAAAGACGATACCAAAGTTTTAAAAAGAAATACGAATTGGTTAGGAGGAAGTCATACGAAGCTTTTGGCTCATCCAAATATTCTAGAGCATCATTAAATGATATAGATCGTAAATTAGAAAAATATTTGGATTATCGAAATGGTTTTTTTATTGAAGTTGGTGGAAATGATGGCTTCAATCAAAGTAATACTTACTATCTTGAAAAATTCAGAGATTGGCAGGGAATTTTAGTAGAAGGAATACCAGATCTTTATAATAAATGTGTTCGTGAACGAAAAAATTCAAAAGTATTTAATTATGCTTTAGTTTCTGCTGATTTTAAAGAATCACATATTACTATGAGTTATGCCTACCTAATGTCTTTTGTAAAAGGAGCTCTTAAAAGTAATGATGCTGAAACAAATTATTTAAAAGAATGGATTATAGGTGAAAAGAAATGTAATAAAAGAGATGTGGTTTCCTATGAAATAAAAGTCCCGACTAAAACCTTAACTGCAATTTTAGATGAATGTAATGTTGAAGAAATTGATTTTTTTTCATTAGATGTAGAGGGGTATGAATTAAATGTACTGAAAGGACTTGATTTTAAACGATATAAACCAAAATATATGTTAATCGAGGCAAGATTTAAAGAAGAAATAGATGAATATATTTCCGATCTGTACGTTCAAGTGGATCAACTGTCATATCATGATTTCCTCTATAAATGTAAAACTAAATGA
- a CDS encoding glycosyltransferase family 2 protein has product MPDFQLETPVVFIIFKRPDTTEKVFEAIRQAKPPKLLVIADGSRSDKPGEAEKCAAAREIIDRVDWDCEILKNYSEINLGCAKRVSSGLDWVFEQVPEAIILEDDCLPHPTFFRFCEELLKRYRYDERIASISGQNVQLGRNKTEYSYYFSRYPHIWGWATWRRSWQYYDFDMKLWPEIKAKNLLRNILQDPEAKKCWSEIFQSTYEHDKRIDNWDFQWTFSCWVESKLSILANVNLISNTGFGLESTNTNNEKSLYSNLAVEAIEFPMKHPPYVIRDTQADRFTQKTLFNYLGIIKKIGVKIERFWEIWS; this is encoded by the coding sequence ATGCCTGATTTTCAGCTTGAAACTCCAGTTGTTTTTATAATCTTTAAACGACCAGATACGACTGAAAAAGTATTCGAGGCAATTCGCCAAGCCAAACCACCTAAACTTTTGGTAATTGCAGATGGTTCTCGTTCTGACAAACCAGGAGAAGCGGAAAAGTGTGCTGCTGCAAGAGAAATTATAGATCGAGTTGACTGGGATTGCGAAATTTTAAAGAACTATTCAGAAATTAATTTGGGCTGCGCCAAGCGAGTTTCTAGTGGTTTAGATTGGGTATTTGAGCAAGTACCAGAAGCCATTATTTTAGAAGATGATTGTTTACCTCATCCTACATTCTTTCGCTTTTGTGAAGAACTGCTGAAGAGGTATAGATATGATGAACGAATTGCTTCGATATCTGGTCAAAATGTCCAGCTAGGACGCAACAAAACTGAATATAGTTATTACTTCTCTCGCTATCCCCACATCTGGGGTTGGGCAACTTGGAGAAGATCCTGGCAGTATTATGACTTTGATATGAAGCTTTGGCCAGAAATCAAAGCGAAGAATTTGCTGCGTAACATATTGCAAGATCCAGAGGCGAAAAAATGCTGGAGTGAGATTTTTCAGTCTACATATGAGCATGATAAACGTATAGATAACTGGGACTTTCAATGGACATTTTCCTGTTGGGTTGAGAGCAAATTGAGCATTCTGGCAAACGTAAATTTAATCTCCAATACTGGTTTTGGTCTAGAATCAACTAACACGAATAATGAAAAAAGCTTATATAGCAATCTAGCCGTAGAAGCAATAGAATTTCCTATGAAACATCCACCATATGTAATTCGTGATACACAAGCAGATAGATTTACACAGAAAACTTTATTCAATTATCTAGGTATTATTAAGAAGATTGGCGTTAAAATCGAAAGATTTTGGGAAATATGGTCATAA
- a CDS encoding glycosyltransferase family 4 protein produces the protein MNVLLLSTSDVKGGAARAAYRLHQGFKNIDHHSQMLVQTKHTDDQQVIGFSDESGIGKITAGSRLSLGQLPLRFYRDHDSFYSLQWLPDKIASKVIQLNPDVINLHWICNSYLQIETLAKLNKPLVWTLHDMWPFTGGCHYSRECDRYMASCGSCPLLGSSKDWDLSRWVWQRKAKAWKNLNLTIVSPSYWLAKCASSSYLFQDLPIKVIPNSIDTKKYRPINRQVARKLLRLPQDKQLVLFGSMKATRDKRKGFQFLQPVLQKLSQSGWQDKLELVIFGASRSDNLPEFGLPSHYVGNLNDDLSLAAVYSAADIFVLPSVQDNLPNTIMEAIACGTPCVAFDIGGIPDLIEHQKNGYLAQPFQTEDLAQGIAWVLEKEERHQKLSHRAREKAEQEFTMQIQASRYLSLFKETMDN, from the coding sequence ATGAATGTTTTGCTTCTTAGTACTTCTGATGTTAAGGGAGGCGCTGCACGTGCGGCATATCGATTACATCAAGGCTTTAAAAATATCGATCATCATTCTCAGATGTTAGTCCAAACTAAGCATACTGACGATCAACAAGTTATTGGTTTTTCAGATGAATCAGGTATAGGAAAAATTACTGCTGGGTCAAGACTAAGTTTAGGTCAACTGCCGTTGAGATTTTATCGCGATCATGATAGTTTTTATTCTCTTCAATGGCTTCCAGATAAGATTGCTTCTAAAGTTATTCAACTTAATCCAGATGTGATCAACCTACACTGGATTTGTAATAGTTATCTACAGATTGAAACTCTGGCAAAGTTAAACAAACCCTTGGTTTGGACGCTTCATGATATGTGGCCATTTACAGGGGGATGCCACTATAGTCGTGAGTGCGATCGCTATATGGCTTCTTGTGGTAGCTGTCCTCTACTTGGCAGCAGCAAAGATTGGGACTTATCTCGTTGGGTATGGCAACGCAAAGCAAAAGCCTGGAAAAATCTCAATCTGACCATTGTTAGTCCTAGCTATTGGTTGGCTAAGTGTGCCAGTTCGAGTTACTTATTTCAAGATTTACCAATCAAAGTAATTCCCAATAGTATTGACACGAAAAAGTATAGACCAATTAATCGCCAGGTAGCGCGAAAACTGCTTCGTCTACCTCAAGACAAGCAACTAGTTCTATTCGGGTCAATGAAAGCAACTAGGGACAAAAGAAAAGGATTTCAATTTCTGCAACCAGTACTACAAAAGTTGAGTCAATCTGGGTGGCAAGATAAGTTAGAGTTGGTAATTTTTGGAGCTTCTCGATCTGATAATCTACCTGAGTTTGGTTTACCATCTCACTATGTAGGCAATTTGAACGACGATCTTTCTTTGGCGGCAGTATATTCGGCTGCGGATATTTTTGTCTTGCCTTCAGTTCAAGATAACTTACCTAACACTATCATGGAGGCGATCGCCTGTGGTACTCCTTGTGTCGCCTTTGATATTGGTGGCATACCCGATCTGATCGAACACCAAAAAAATGGCTATTTAGCCCAACCTTTCCAAACTGAAGACTTGGCTCAAGGAATTGCTTGGGTGCTAGAAAAAGAAGAAAGACATCAGAAATTGTCCCACCGCGCTCGTGAAAAAGCAGAACAAGAGTTTACTATGCAGATCCAAGCAAGTCGTTATTTATCTCTTTTTAAGGAAACTATGGATAATTAG
- a CDS encoding O-antigen ligase family protein produces the protein MFLFVVSGVSIFPFSHLDLASLGSPEKNLFSAIFLFVVYAAVFILLRVRVSQIILNVIILFQQNYLSIYLGLTVFSAFWSATPFITLKAAISLVLISSFAVYFARKYNWRQLLELLRWNQTFVALLSAFLAIFVPSEGLNEKGWAGALGHPINLGNMMALTAALWLLNATQNSKYRRRSLLFCVLSIVIMQLANSAGAFVVFLSLIVIIFIPQIFRKLTFLQANFLFTFILSIFAAPSIWLFSNPNNTMSLLGKDMTFTGRVPLWNLLITEIIPERPWFGYGYSGFWQPWRGSDNPAAIIFRLIGDWAVHAHNGFLDIIISVGLIGLMIFALSFLNNVGRAIKLIFGNRSPESFVPLFMLTDVFMTNLSHSTIVMPTYIWFLYVLTTVRLQIDSGQKKKKRNLSLFQNQTFTS, from the coding sequence ATGTTTTTGTTTGTTGTCTCTGGGGTTAGCATATTTCCTTTTTCCCATTTGGATCTTGCTTCCTTGGGAAGTCCTGAAAAAAACTTGTTTTCAGCCATTTTTCTATTTGTTGTCTACGCTGCTGTATTTATTTTGCTGCGAGTTCGCGTCAGTCAAATTATCTTAAATGTAATAATTCTTTTTCAGCAAAATTATTTAAGCATATATCTCGGTCTGACAGTTTTTTCGGCTTTTTGGTCAGCAACCCCTTTCATAACTCTAAAAGCAGCAATATCTTTAGTCCTTATTAGCAGTTTTGCAGTTTACTTTGCTAGAAAGTATAATTGGCGACAACTTCTTGAATTATTACGCTGGAATCAAACCTTCGTAGCCCTTTTAAGTGCCTTTTTGGCTATTTTTGTTCCTTCGGAAGGACTCAATGAAAAAGGATGGGCAGGAGCTCTTGGTCATCCTATCAATTTGGGAAATATGATGGCATTAACTGCTGCATTATGGTTGTTAAACGCTACGCAAAATTCTAAATATCGCCGGCGATCGTTACTGTTTTGTGTCCTGAGCATTGTCATTATGCAATTGGCTAACTCTGCTGGAGCATTTGTTGTTTTTCTCTCTTTAATAGTAATAATATTTATTCCGCAAATATTTAGAAAGCTAACTTTTTTACAGGCTAATTTTCTGTTTACATTCATTTTGTCAATATTTGCGGCACCTAGTATTTGGTTATTCAGCAACCCTAACAATACGATGTCTTTGTTAGGAAAAGATATGACCTTTACGGGAAGAGTTCCTTTGTGGAATTTATTAATCACGGAGATTATTCCAGAACGCCCTTGGTTTGGTTATGGATATTCTGGTTTTTGGCAACCATGGCGAGGTTCAGATAATCCTGCTGCTATAATTTTTCGTCTAATTGGAGACTGGGCAGTTCATGCTCATAATGGATTCTTAGATATTATTATTAGCGTGGGTTTGATTGGACTTATGATATTTGCTTTATCCTTTTTAAATAACGTTGGTAGGGCAATAAAATTAATATTTGGCAATCGCAGCCCTGAATCATTTGTGCCTCTGTTTATGTTGACGGATGTATTTATGACTAACCTTTCTCACTCTACAATTGTTATGCCGACCTACATATGGTTTTTGTACGTTCTGACAACAGTTCGATTGCAGATCGATAGCGGTCAGAAAAAGAAAAAAAGAAATTTAAGTTTATTTCAAAATCAAACATTTACCTCCTAA
- a CDS encoding endo-1,4-beta-xylanase: MGKKRKSITRRAFLLGLSALAGIAVVIAGKLKFRKERISESGKPKEDFSAKGTTPLGDRAAPNGLLYGAFPQAGYQDFVKDPLFQSQLVQECRLLVISFYWNWGGIRPSESTYDFTATDYFAKFGAENDMVLRGHPLIWHRSTPDWLLAKFNDPSTTSQEIKNIMSDSITTVVKRYAGRIHSWDVVNEAINVEDGRADGFRDTKISGINDVKSPSWLDFLGTDYINLAFQIASQADPQAMLTYNEFGLDYDTPEQEAKRIATLKLLKSLKAKGTPIDAFGIQAHLNAAMNDKFSPQKLRQFLRDVADLDLKIIISELDVTDKYLQGDIARRDRAVAQAYQDFLAVALDEPAVVAVATWGLSDRYSWIQDKNEPRQDGTLQRPLPLDAQLNRKLAWYAIANAFDNAPKR, encoded by the coding sequence ATGGGCAAAAAACGCAAATCAATCACAAGGCGAGCTTTTTTACTGGGTTTAAGTGCTTTAGCAGGTATTGCTGTAGTAATAGCGGGCAAATTGAAATTTAGAAAAGAGCGGATTTCAGAATCGGGCAAACCTAAAGAAGATTTTTCGGCAAAGGGAACAACTCCTTTAGGCGATCGCGCTGCCCCTAATGGACTGTTATATGGAGCATTTCCTCAGGCGGGATACCAGGATTTTGTTAAAGATCCCCTGTTTCAATCTCAGCTTGTGCAAGAGTGTCGTCTTTTAGTAATTAGTTTCTACTGGAATTGGGGAGGTATTCGTCCTAGTGAAAGTACATACGACTTTACTGCAACTGACTACTTTGCTAAATTTGGCGCAGAAAACGACATGGTGTTGCGAGGACATCCTTTAATATGGCATCGCTCTACTCCTGATTGGCTGCTGGCTAAATTTAATGACCCCAGTACGACTAGTCAAGAAATAAAAAATATAATGAGCGATAGTATTACCACTGTAGTAAAAAGATATGCAGGTAGAATTCATTCCTGGGATGTAGTCAATGAAGCAATTAATGTTGAAGATGGTCGAGCAGATGGATTTCGAGATACAAAGATAAGTGGTATTAATGACGTAAAATCTCCTAGTTGGCTTGATTTTCTGGGGACAGATTACATTAACCTTGCTTTCCAAATTGCCTCACAAGCCGATCCTCAAGCAATGCTTACCTATAACGAATTTGGGCTGGACTATGACACTCCCGAACAGGAAGCTAAAAGAATTGCCACATTGAAACTGCTAAAAAGTTTAAAAGCTAAGGGAACTCCAATTGATGCTTTTGGTATTCAGGCTCATTTGAATGCTGCTATGAATGATAAGTTTAGCCCCCAAAAGTTGCGTCAGTTTCTTAGGGATGTGGCTGATTTAGACTTAAAAATTATTATCTCTGAACTAGATGTTACAGATAAATATCTTCAAGGAGATATTGCCCGTCGCGATCGCGCTGTTGCCCAAGCCTATCAAGATTTTTTGGCAGTCGCTCTAGATGAACCTGCGGTAGTTGCTGTAGCTACTTGGGGATTGAGCGATCGCTATAGTTGGATACAAGATAAAAATGAACCTCGTCAAGATGGTACTCTCCAGCGACCTTTACCTTTAGACGCTCAATTAAATCGTAAACTGGCTTGGTATGCGATCGCCAACGCTTTTGATAATGCGCCTAAACGTTAA
- a CDS encoding glycosyltransferase: MSNSNSANKFSGLFLVWKQYQRRPEVLAPLINCELKFIPHLFKSKYLRPLDYLIKLVVSVQAILTKKPDFVVAQCPPTFSALPALLTKTPYIIDAHNPLFQVEMWQSLPLSKALLKNALAIIVHNAEMFQLVSKIYPQAKLFTISDPIKAIAPTKPQKRQAKQILVIASFDPWDEPVDLLIETMAKLIEYNFVITADINKLNAKTAASLQRLDNVTLTGFLATEEYHQVLCSSLASLVLTTSNATQPSGACEALSSDTQLVISKTSLTEKLFGEWAVLVENSSESIVNAIRELTLKKIDLGEYRQQWNKAVQEEIFALTRLSDR, encoded by the coding sequence ATGTCGAATAGCAATTCAGCCAATAAATTTTCTGGTTTGTTCCTAGTTTGGAAGCAGTATCAAAGAAGACCTGAAGTTCTCGCTCCTCTGATTAATTGTGAGCTAAAGTTTATTCCTCATTTATTCAAAAGTAAATATTTACGACCTTTAGACTATCTAATAAAACTGGTAGTAAGCGTTCAAGCTATTTTAACTAAAAAGCCTGATTTTGTAGTGGCTCAATGTCCTCCTACCTTTAGTGCTTTGCCAGCTTTACTTACCAAAACTCCTTATATAATTGATGCTCATAATCCTTTATTTCAAGTGGAAATGTGGCAAAGCTTGCCTCTAAGCAAAGCTTTGCTAAAAAATGCTTTGGCAATTATTGTTCACAATGCCGAAATGTTTCAGTTAGTTTCCAAAATTTATCCTCAAGCCAAGCTGTTTACAATTTCCGATCCTATTAAGGCGATCGCGCCAACCAAACCCCAAAAACGCCAAGCCAAACAGATTTTAGTTATTGCCTCATTCGATCCGTGGGATGAACCAGTAGATTTATTGATTGAAACTATGGCAAAGCTGATTGAATATAACTTTGTAATTACCGCTGATATTAACAAGCTGAATGCAAAAACGGCAGCCAGTTTGCAAAGATTAGATAATGTCACCTTGACTGGTTTTCTAGCCACTGAAGAATATCATCAAGTCTTATGTTCAAGTTTGGCATCTTTAGTATTGACCACTAGTAATGCAACTCAACCCAGTGGTGCCTGTGAAGCTTTATCGTCAGATACTCAATTAGTTATTAGCAAGACATCATTAACTGAAAAATTATTTGGGGAATGGGCTGTATTAGTAGAAAATTCTTCAGAGTCTATCGTCAATGCGATTAGAGAATTAACTCTTAAAAAAATAGATTTGGGTGAATATCGTCAACAATGGAACAAAGCAGTACAAGAGGAAATTTTTGCACTAACTAGATTAAGTGATAGGTAA